Within the Spirochaetota bacterium genome, the region GGGGAAGCACCGGCGCGACGTCGAAGCCCTGGGTGGCCCACACGCCGAGGTTGTCGGCCAGGACCAGCTTCTTGAAGAATCCCAGGGCTATCAGGAAGAGACCCCGGGCGAAATTCTCGGGATTGAACCTCGATTTCTCCCGGTCCATGAACTGCGGCACCATCTCGAACTGGAGCGCGATGGGTCCCTGGCTGACCTTCGGGAAGAACGAAACGAAGAGGGCGTAGGGAATGAATGGGTTTTTGCCGATCCTTCCGCGGTAGGTGTCCACCAGGAAGGCCACCTGGGACAGGGTGTAATAGCTGATGCCCAATGGCACGGCGATCTTCAGGAGGCCGATGCCCGACCCGAGGACCATATTCACGTTCTGGATGAGAAAATCGCTGTACTTCAGGTAGCCGAGGAGCCCCACGTTGAGGCATATTCCCACGGCAACGATGGCCTTTTTCGGGATCCTGATAAGGAAGCCGGCCGGGTTCGTCATTGCCCTGGCTATGTAAAAGTTCGCCACGATGGAGAGCAGGAGTAGCGGCAGGTAGATGACGTTCCAGAGTCCGTAAAAGCAGAGGCTCGCCCCAAGAAGAAATATCCTGCCCGCATCGGTATATCCGCTGCGATTAATAATAAAATACACCGCGATAACCGGCGGCAGGAAGAGGAATATGTACTCGAAATAACCGAACATTGCAATACTATTGAATTCTTAAAATGATGAGCCTTTAAAAAACATGGTTGGTACATCTACATTTTGCGCATTAATAAGGCAAGTAAAATATTTATTTTGGATGGATATCAGTTCTGGTAGCAGTCATAAATTAGGGGGCATGGGCCATCCCGCTCGTCCGCCTCGTATAAGCAGAGCCAAATGCGACATCCTGTCGCGGCTCTGCACTCGGCCCTCCTGGCCAGCGCACCATGTTGACTCGGCGGAATCGGCGACATCCATGTCGCTGCTACTGCTAGGATGGCAGGAGTGTCGCGGAGGGCATGGATGCCCGTGAGCGACCTCGCCGGGATGGCTCCATACCCCAAAAAAGATACTGCACCCATCATTTCTTATGAGATTAAAATATTCTTGCCTTGATCTCTTTTTTTTATTAACACAGGATAGTCTTATCCGTTATACTCTTTATAATGGAAGCTGACGAGGTGATGATAACCATGGATAATGCTCTGGAGTTGTTCCATCCCCTGGTGGCCCGCTGGTTCAGGGAGACACTGGGTGAGCCGACGGGGATCCAGACTCAGGCGTGGACGGAGATCGCCGCCGGGTCCCATGTCCTCGCCACCGCTCCCACGGGAAGCGGCAAGACACTGGCCGCCTTTCTCTGGGCCCTGAACCAGCTTGCGGCAGGAGCCTGGCAGGGCGGAGCGCCGCGCGTGCTCTACATCTCTCCCCACAAGGCCCTCAACAACGACATCAGGAAAAACCTGACGATCCCGCTGGAAGGCCTCAGGGAGCACTTCGGGAAAAACGGCGCGGTCCTTCCGCCCATCGGGGTGATGACACGGAGCGGCGACACGCCCCCGGAGGAGCGGCGCCTCCTGTACCGGCACCCGCCGGAGATCCTCATTACCACGCCGGAAAGCCTGAACATCATGGTCACCAGCGGCAGCGGCAGGGCTCTCTTCCGGGGGATCACGACGGTCATACTGGACGAGATCCACGCCCTGGCAGGCACGAAGCGGGGCACCCACCTCATGACCGCGGTGGAGCGCCTTACCCTCATAAGCGGAGAGTTCCAGCGCATAGCTCTTTCGGCCACGGTGCGCCCCCTGGAGACCGTGGCTGATTTCATCGGCGGCTTCCGGCTGGTATCCGGAGCGACCGGCCCCCGCTACGAGAAGCGCCCTGTCACGATACTCCGCGCCGAGGACACGAAGTCCTACGCGCTCTCCATCGAATACCCGGAGCGGCCCGGGGACGACGGCGAGGATGACACCTGGTGGCAGGTCCTTTCGCGCCGCATGAAGGAAACGATCAGGGGCAACCGGTCGACGCTTTTCTTCGCCAACAGCCGCAGGGTGGCGGAAAAGATGGCGCGCTACCTGAACGAGGACGAAGGGGAGATCATCGCCTATTCGCATCACGGGTCCATCGCCCGCGAGATACGCCTCGAGGTGGAGGAGCGGATGAAGCGGGGCGAGCTGAAGGCCATCGTGGCGACGAGCTCACTGGAGCTCGGCATCGATATCGGCGACCTCGACGAGGTCATCCTGGTGCAGACGCCCTTCTCCATATCCTCATGCCTCCAGCGCCTCGGACGGGCCGGCCACGGCGTGGGCGAAAGGAGCGCGGGGAGGATCTTCCCCACCCACGGCATGGACCTCCTCACGGCCGCGGTCATGGCCCGGTGCGTCGACGAGCGCGGGATAGAGCCGGTGCGGCCGGTAGAATGCCCCCTGGATATCCTGGCGCAGGTCATCGTGTCGATGACCGCGGCCGAGACATGGAACATCGACGACCTGTATAATTTTCTGAAAACCTGCCATCCCTATCATAACCTTTCGCGGAATCAGTACGGCCTCGTCCTGGAGATGCTCGCCGGAAGATACGCCGACAGCAGGCTGAAGGAGCTGTCCCAACGCGTCTCCATCGACCGCCTCGACAACACGGTCGCCGCCCGCGCCGGCGCGGCCTATATCATATACACCTCCGGCGGCACCATCCCGGACCGGGGCTATTACGACATGCGCGTCCAGGGCGCGGGCTCGAAGATCGGCGAGCTCGACGAGGAGTTCGTGTGGGAGCGGAAGATCGGCGACACCTTCACCCTGGGAACCCAGGGCTGGCGCATCCAGAACATAACGCACAACGACGTGGAGGTGGTCCCCCTCCGGGGAACGGCGGGAATGCTCCCCTTCTGGAAGGCCGAGGAGCGGGACCGCGACTTCTACTACTCCGAAAAGATCCTGTCCTTCCTGAAAGAGGCGGACGAGGGCCTTGGCGACCCCGAAGGCTTCATTGACCGCCTCCGGCACGTATATTCTATGGACGAAAACGCGGCCGCTTCCCTGGCGGATTTTCTCCAGCGCCAGAAAGCGGCCTCCGGCGGGAAGCTGCCCCACCGGGGCCGCGTCGTGATCGAGCATTACCACGACGGGAGCGGCGCATCGGACAGCACGGAAACGGTCCTTCACACCTTCTGGGGCGGCCGCGTGAACCGCCCCTATGCCATGGCCCTGGCCGCCGCCTGGGAGGAGCGCTATCACACGCCCCTGGAGATATTCGTCAGCGACGCCAATATCCTTCTCATACTCACCGGCGATGTTTCAATCAGGGAGGCGCTGAGCCTGGTCACGGCGGAAAACCTGGAGGAGCTGCTGAGGAAGCGCATGGAAAGCTCCGGCTTCTTCGGCGCGCGGTTCAGGATAAACGCGGCCCGGGCCCTCCTCCTTCCGCGGGCCACATTTAAGAAGAGGTATCCCCTCTGGCTGAACAGGCTCAGGTCGCGGAAGCTCCTGGAGACGGTCATGGCCTATCCGGACTTCCCCATCCTCCTCGAGACATGGCGGGAATGCCTCCAGGACGACTTCGACCTGGAGAGCCTTAAAATCCTCCTCGACGAGGCGGCCGCTGGACGGATCGAGTTCACGGAGACGACCAACAGCGCGCCTTCCCCCTTCTGCGGCAGCCTCATCTGGCGTCAGACCAACAAGTACATGTACCAGGACGACGCCCCGGAGGGCCGCGGTCAGTCGAACCTGAGCCAGGCGATACTGGACGAGGTCCTTCACTCGTCGCGGCTCCGGCCCCGGATACCGGCGCGCCTCGCGGCCGACCTGGAGAGCAGGCTCCAGCGCCTCAGGGCCGGGTACGCGCCGTCGAGTCCGGCGGAGCTCCTGGATTGGCTCAAGGAGCGTCTCCTCATTCCCCTTGACGAGTGGGACAGGCTGGCGGCGGCGTGCCGGCGGGATTCTCCCGATTTCCCTGCGGAGCTCCCGCCTGCAATATCAGAAAAAATCTCTACTATTATACTTCCGGGAAGCACCGTCACCCACCGGGCGGCCCTTGAGAACGTCCCCCTCATCCGCAGCCTCTTCGGCATGGCCGATGACGGCGGCGCCATATCCCCTGGGGCCGGCACCTCAGCCGTTGAAAGCGAAATGGACAGGGCTGACTTCCTGGCCCAGTGGCTCTCCTACTACGGGCCCCTCAGGCGGGAGCGGATAACGGAATCCCTCGGCATACGGGGAGGCGACCTGGAGGACCTCCTGGAGCGCCTCGCGGAGGAGCGGCGCATCATAGTCGACGCGATCATTGAAGGGAGCGACTCGGAGGAAGTCTGCTATACCGACAACCTGGAGCGCCTTCTCAGGATGGCGCGTCAGGACCGCCAGCCATCCTTTAAAGCCCTCGGTCCGGAATACCTGCAGCTCTTCCTGGCGTCCCACCAGGGCGCTGCGCGGCCGGGCGAGACCATGGAAGATATGCAGAAGCGGATGGAGAAGCTCTTCGGTTACCCGGCGCCGGCGCACCTCTGGGAGGAAGCGATCCTGCCGGCGCGGATGAGGGATTACCGGACGGAATGGCTCGACTCCCTGCTCCATACCACCCCGCTGAAATGGGTCGGCGCCGGGAAAAAAACGGTCACCTTTGTCCTTGAGGACGAGGCGCGGCTCTTCATCGAGCCGGGCCGGAAAGAGATCGAGCGGGCATTGCGGATATTCCCGGACCGGCGAGGCCGCTACAATCTTTTCGACATAGCGGGCCACATGTCGGCGAATACCGGGGAAGCGGCCCGGGTCCTCTGGGAGCTCGCCTGGAAGGGAACGGTCGTCAACGACTCAATGGAAGCCTTGCGCAAGGGAATCCAGAACGACTTCGTGCCGGCCGGCCTGGAGAATGTCCAACCCCTGCGCGTACCGGGACGCCGCGCGGGCATGAGCAGATGGGCGGCGACCAGACCGGTACAGGAAAGCTGGAGGATGCTGGACACGGAGCAGGCGGAGCTCGACGGGATCGACCGCCAGGAAACGGACCGGGACCGCGCCCGGTCCCTCTTCGACCGCTACGGCGTCCTCTTCCGCGAGCTCCTGGAGAGCGAGGCCCCGGCCATGCGGTGGAAAAAGATGTTCCCGGTGCTCCGCCTCATGGAGCTCTCAGGCGAGATCATGAGCGGATATTTTTTCGAGGGAATTCCGGGGGCGCAGTTCATCTCTCCCGAGGCCTTCCGGATTCTCCGGGAGGGCCTCGACGAAGACCTTCTCTACTGGCTGAACGCCCGGGACCCTGCCTCACTCTGCGGCATCGCCATCGAGGGCCTGAAGGGCACAATGCCTCGGCGGGCCGTGTTCAACCATATCGTGTGCATTGGGAAACGCATCGTGATGGAACTCCAAAAAAGCGGCAAGGACCTCCGCATCCATATACCGCCGGACCATCCGCGGCTCCAGGAGGCCCTTGGCATATACAAGGCAATCCTTACCCGCGGATTCAATCCTGTGAATCCTCTTAACGTGGAGAAGATCAACGGCCTTCCAGCCATTGACAGCGAATACTGCGGCGTGTTGAAGGAATTCGGGTTCAGGCCAAGCTACAAGGCCCTGACGTTATGGAAGACGTACTAAGCTTATCGCAAAATTGTCACCGACGAATTCCTGTTTAATTCGCTTCTATTATCCGCCCCTCATCTTATCGACAAGGCCATCGCTGTCACGCTTTTTTTTCAATATTCCATATACTTCATTGAACGGGCTTTTCTGCAAGATACTCTTGACGATAAGGATGCCCTCCTCGACTGGAAAAATGTCAACCTCAGTATCGGGCTTCAGCCCATACTTATCCCTTATTTTCTTGGGGATTGTTATCCGTCCGCGTTCCATAATTTTCATTTTTATCGCTCCACCTTTGCGTTCATTTTCTCATTGAACGCGTCGACGGCGCAGATCGTATCCAGGGGAAGACGGGGCGGCCGCTGCGGCTCCTGGCCCAGCTGCCACTCCGTGAGGGAGCTTGTATCGTCCGATTTTTTTCCCACGATGACCAGCGTGAGGACCATGTACTCATCGGGGATGCCGAGGGCCTGCCTCACCTTCCCGGGGTCGAAACCGGCGATGGGATGGGCCACCAGGCCGAGCTCCGTGGCGCGGAGGACCATGGCCGACACGGCCTGGCCCAGGTCGAAGAGATAGAACTCCCTCTCCTTGATGAGACAGTCGTTTTCCCTTTTCGCGAAGGCCGCGACAATGGCCGATGCCTTGAAGGTCCACTCGTTTCCCTTGTTCATGCATCCGTGCATCTTCGCCAGGGCCTCCTTTGACCGGGCAAAGACAAAGCGCCACGGCTGGTTGTTGAAACAGGAGGGCATGAGCTGAGCGGCCGTGGCCATCTCCCTGATGATATCATCGGTTATTTCAACAGGCCCCAGGGCCCGGTAGGCCCGGCGTTTTTGAATGGCTTCTTGCACGTCCATGGCGACCTCCTTAGCGGTGTAAATTTATCCTGTCATCGCAGGCAAAGCGACGTGATCTTGTATTAAAATATAGCAAAGATGCGGTAAAATTAAAATGTTTTTCTTGTATTCATTGAAATTAATGAGAATCCCTCCCGTGGAAGGAATATTTTTATTTTCAGATACAGGGAATGTCTCTCGCAGAGACGCCGAGGCGCAGAGTGGTAAAACTGTCATTTCAACGAATCCCGGTATTCCGGGATGAGGAGAAATCATAACAGTCTATATTAAATTCAAGATTTCTCACCCCGCGAAGCGGGGCCTGTCCTGAGCTTGTCGAAGGGTTCGAAATAACAAATCAGGAAAAGTAGTGTATCAAAGTTCTCCGCGGCTCTGCGTCTCCGCGAGAACAATCTTTTTTGTTTACTCGCAATGACAAGATTAAGTTTTTTCTACTTGTCATGTTATCTGCCATGATATAATCTCCACCACCATCCATGGTATAACCGCAAACAACGGAGAAATAACGTATTATCCGGCAGGACCGAGATGAATAACGATTTTGCTTACATCCACGAGATCTGGACACGGGAACAGGACTTCTTCGGCAGGGCGACGCCTCTTTCGCTGGTTGAAAAATATGGAAGCCCCCTGTACGTGTACAACGAGAACATGCTGCGGAGCCGCTGCAGGGAGATGAAGCGGCTCATCGACTACCCGGCCTTCGCCGTGAACTACTCCGCCAAGGCCAATACCAACCCAGCCATCCTCAAGATCATCCGCGAGGAAGGCCTGTACGTCGACGCCATGTCGCCCGGCGAGATATTCCTTGAGCTGAAAGCCGGGTTCAGGCCGGAGGACATTCTCTTTATCTGCAACAACGTGTCCGACGAGGAGATCCGCTACGCCGTCGACGCCGGCATCCTGGTGAGCGTGGATTCGATTTCGCAGCTGGAGCGTCTCGGACGGCTGAACCGGGGCGGCCGGGTCGCGGTGCGGATAAACCCCGGCATCGGCGCGGGCCACCATGAAAAGGTCGTCACCGCGGGGACGAACACAAAGTTCGGCGTGGACCCACGCTTCGCCGGCGAGCTCCGCGCCGCCCTCGGGCGCCACGACCTGCGCCTCGCGGGACTGAACCAGCACATCGGGTCCCTGTTCATGACCGGCGACGAATATATCGAGGCGGCGCGGTTCCTTTTCTCCTTCGCGGAGGATTTCCCCGAGATCGAATTTCTCGATTTCGGCGGCGGCTTCGGCATCCCCTACCACAAGGAGAACGGCGAGAAGAGGCTTGACCTCTCCCATGTCGGGAAACGACTTCAAAAAGCCGTGGAGGAATGGGTGGAAAAAACCGGGAGGCGGATAACAATCAAGATCGAGCCGGGGCGCTACACCGTGGCCGAATGCGGCCTGCTTCTCGGCACGGTCCACGCCCTGAAGGTCAACGGCGGTCGGAGCTACGCGGGCACGGACATCGGCTTCAACGTCCTTATCCGGCGGGCCATGTACGACGCCCACCACGACATCGAGGTTTACTCTGACACCCCGAGGGAGAGCGCCCCCATGGCCCAGGTGACGGTCGTGGGTAACATCTGCGAGACCGGGGACATCATCGCCAAGGACCGGATGCTGCCGCCGCTGATGGAAGGCGACATTCTCGGGATCCTGGACGCCGGGGCCTACGGCATGGTTATGGCGTCGAACTACAACTGCCGGCTCCGGCCCGCGGAAGTGCTCATCACCGCAGGCGGCGACGATGTGCTGATCAGGTCCCGGGACACCCTCGAAGACCTGGCGAGGCATTACCCGGGGTAGGTTCAACAAAGAATTTTTCTCGCTGAGGCCCTGAGACGCAGAGTATTTTATGTTTGGCTTTTTTTAAATACATAAAACTTGATTATTTTTTATTCTTCTCCGCGACTCTATGACTCTGCGAGAAACACTTTTTTCGCATATGCTATACCTGAATAATATTTTTGATTGCTGCCAGTAACAATAATGCATCAGAATTATCTTATTTATAATTCATCCACATAAAATGAGGGATTCCCATGAAAAAACACTTACTGCGCTTCCTGGTGATCGCCGCCATCATATCCATCAACATCGGCTGCGACCAGTCGACCAAGTACCTGGCGAAGAAGCACCTGCCCCGGGAGATGACCATCCAGGTCATAGACAATCTCTTCGTGCTGCAGTACGCCGAGAACAAGGGCGGGTTCCTGAGCATGTTCTCGTCACTCTCAAAAACATTCCGGCTCTTTTTCCTCTCCATCATCCCACTGATCGCCCTTGTCCTGATGACCCTGTACATCATCGCCGCCGCGGATCTCTCGGGCCTGCACATCCTCGGCCTCAGCTGCATCATTGGCGGCGGACTGAGCAACATTGTGGACCGCCTGGCCAATGAATATGTCATCGATTTCATGAACATCGGCATCGGCATGGTACGGTCCGGCATTTTCAACTTCGCGGACCTCTCCATCATGGGGGGCACCGCCATCATCCTGGCCATGGCCATGAAGGATAAAAACAAAACGGCGGGCGGGATCATCCCCTCATGACGGTCCAGGGCAGCCGCCGGGACCATCGATTGCGCCGCCCGGGCCCACAATGAGCGGCTGGCGCCCGGCATCATGCAACCGCGGATTTTAATTTTTTTCGCTATAAATTTTTCTTGCAATATGCGTCATCGGGCCGTCGATTGTTTGTGTTGCACATGGACAGGCAACAACAACTCCCTGGAGGAACCTATGATTCATAAAAATGTCAAAACTGAATTTTCACCCGAAGAGCATATGCCGCAGATCGATCCGACCGCGTACGTCCATCCCCTGGGGGTGGTCATCGGCAACGTGATCATCGGCAAGAGGGTGTTCGTCTCCCCCTTCGCCTCCGTCCGCGGCGACGAAGGACAACCCCTCCATGTCGGCGACGACAGCAACGTCCAGGACGGCGTCATCATCCACGCATTGGAGACCTTCCATGAGGGCCATGTGGTGGAAAAAAACCTCGTCGAAGTCAACGGGAAGAAATACGCGGTCTATATCGGCAACCGGGTTTCCCTGGCCCACCAGGTGCAGGTCCACGGCCCCGCGGCCATCGGCAATAACTGCTTCATCGGCATGAAAAGCCTTGTCTTCAAGTCAAAGGTGGAGGACGGCTGCGTGATCGAGCCGAACTGCGTCCTCGTGGGCGTGACCATCAGGTCGGGAAATTACGTTCCCACCGGATCGGTCTGCTCCAGCCAGGCCGATGCCGACCGTCTACAGAAAAAGATCACGGAGGATTACGCGTTCCGCACCCTCAACGACGGCGTGGTGCACGTGAACACCAACCTCGCCGAAGGATATCGGAAAGCGAACCTTAAGCTGTAAGCCGATTGTTACAGAAGCGCGGAAACCCCCGATCCGCCGCCTGCATGGGATCGCGACGGGTTTCCGCGTATTCTCCCGATCCGCCCTCCATCACCGCCCCGTGAACGCGTTACAATCACCGGAATCGAATCTGTGCTAAAACCGTCGATCATTTACAATTTATAATACTTGTTGACGGATCGTATTGGCTTTGGTGTAGAATACTTGTTATTCTGATCATATGTATATCGGCGATCTATCCTGATATTCATGGAGGCTCCCATGGGCGGATTCAAGGAATACGACAAATACGACGGTCTCGGCCTTGCCGATCTGGTGAAAAAGAAAAAGGTATCGCCGAAGGAATTATGCGAGGAAGCGATTTCCCGAATCGAGAAGCTCAATCCCGCTGTCAACGCGGTCATCCACCCCATGTTCGACATAGCGCGAAAAACGGCCCAGGGCCCCCTCCCCAACGGTCCCTTCAGGGGAGTTCCCTTCCTTCTTAAAGACCTCATCGCCTGCTACGCCGGCGTTCCCACATCGTGCGGCTCCCGCGCCTACCGCAACTTCGTGCCCGATTACGACACGGAGCTGGTGCGCCGCTTCAAGAGCGCGGGTTTCGTCATAGCGGGGAAGACCAATACCCCGGAGCTGGGCCTGAAGGGCATAACCGATCCGGAGCTCTTCGGCCACTCCCGCAATCCCTGGAACAGGGAGCGCATCACCGGCGGCTCCAGCGGCGGATCCGCCGCGGCGGTGGCGTCGGGCATGGTGCCCCTCGCCGCGGGAGGCGACGGCGGCGGCTCCATCAGGATCCCCTCGTCCTGCTGCGGCATTTTCGGTCTCAAGCCGACACGGGGCCGCAACCCCGTCGGTCCGGGCAGCGGCGAGGGATGGCAGGGCGCCACAGTCGAGCATGTTATTACTCGTTCAGTGCGGGACAGCGCCGCCGCGCTCGATTTCACCAACGGCGCCCGTGCAGGGTCCCGATGCGTCATAGGGCCGCCCGAGCGTCCTTATATGAAGGAAATCCAGACCAAGCCGGGGAAATTGAAAATAGCCTTCAACGTTAATTCGCCCCTTGAGGGCGGCAACGTACATCCCGAATGCGTCAAGGCCGTTACCGATGCGGCGGCTCTCCTTGAAAAACTGGGACATCACGTGGAAGAGGCGAAACCCGCTATTGACGGTATGGCCCTGGCCCGTTCATATATCACCATGTACTACGGCGAAACCGCGGCGGACATCACTGCCAGCGAAAAGGCCCTGGGAAGAAAACCGCGCTCCGGCGATTTCGAGATCACCACGTGGATACTGGGAATCCTAGGCAGATTATACTCAGCGGAGGATTTCGTCATGGCCATCAGGCAATGGGACGTCTTCGCCCACGAGATGGGGCTCTTCCATGAGCGGTTCGACCTCTACCTGACCCCGACGATCGCATACCCTCCCTTCGGCGTGGACGACCTGAAGCCGAAGGCCTTTGACCGGGCAGGCATGAGAATAATCAACACCCTGAAACTGGGAGGCATCTTAAAGAAAAGCGGCATGGCCGAAGCCATCGCCCTTCTGAACCTGGAGAAAACGCCCTTCACACAGCTGGCCAACCTGACAGGCCAGCCCGCCATGTCTGTGCCGCTCCACTGGACCCCGGACGGCCTGCCGGTGGGAGTGCAGTTCATCGCGCCCTTCGGCGACGAGGCCACGCTCTTCCGCCTGGCTGCCCAGCTGGAAAAGGCCCGGCCCTGGTTCGATAAGCGGCCGCCCATGGCCCGATAGTTATCGGTTGTACCGATAACTATCGGGAAACAAATTCCACCATCAATATCTTAACATCCATTCACCGATAACTATCGGTATCGATGGCCGGCTCCCGGGCGGCTTATCGCCCCGGTCCCGAACACCATCCCGGCCCCGGGGACGGGATCATTATTAATACACGGCTACAATGCTTTACTTGACAAAAAAATAGTGCTAGTGAATAAATTCATCATGAACACTCAAGTGACGCAAACGGCGGCAAAAGACAAGAAAAGCATCCGCACAAAGGAAAAAATTATGCGGGCTGCCCGGAAGGTATTCTCCGAGCACCCTTACCACACGGCCAGCATGCGCATGATAGGCAAAGAGGCGCAGATAGAACACCCGCTGATCAACTATTACTTCCCCAACAAGGCGGTGCTCTTCGAAACCATAGTCGAGGACCTGTGCGAGAGTTTTGCTCAACGCACGGCGGAATGGCTCGACGAGGTATCCAGGGCCCGGAGTATCGCGGAAGGCTTCATGAGGCACATCGACCTGATGATCGATTATAACACCGTCAATCCGGAGACGATAAGGATCCTGGCGATGAACCTGACCCAGGCCGACAACATATCCCTCATTCCCGGGTATCAGCGGTTCCCCGAGCTCATCGACCGGATACGCAAGATCTTCGTTGAAAAGATCTCGCCCGCGGGACCGGAATCGGAAATCAGCATGTTAATGAACAGCTTCAACTTCCTGGCCATTTCCTTCCTCGGATCCAGTACCTGCATTGCACAGATCCAGGGCATGGAAGCCGGCGGCAAGGAATATCGTGAATGGGTCAAGAACACCCTCGGCTTCATCTTCCTGCCGCGATTGAGGGAAATTATCGTTCCCGACACGGCTGAAGGCAACGCGCGCAGAAAGAAGTCTCCCAAATAAGGAACCATTACCATGACAATAAACCATCACCTGCGAATCATCCTGGCCGTCGCGGCAATCATCTCGTTCCCTCTCACCGCGTCCCGGGCCGTGGGTGCGGGAAATGATTTTGTCAAGGACGCAAAAGCCATATACCGGGTGGCCGCGTGCGGGGCCGGGGAAATCCCGTCCAGCATCAGCGCTGCGACGGTCAACACGCACTGCTCGCGGATGGAGCAGAACGTAACGAGCTATCGCGCCAACTTCATCAAGAAGGCAGGGCCCTTCTTTTCCCAGACTGTCCCTTCGGGCGTGCCGGGCACCATAGTCGTTCCCTTCGGCGGCGGCGACCTCCTGCCGGCGCTGGTGGTATACCCGGGCGCCTCGGAGATAACGACCATCTCCCTGGAGAGCGCCGGGGACCCGCGGCGCCTGATGAAAGCCTCGCCGGGGCAGCTTGTCCAGGCATTAAACATGTACCGTTCCAACGTGGGTTACATGCTCCTCACGAATGACAGCTCCAACGAAAGCGTGCGCAACCTGGACCGGGGCGCCATCCCCAACCAGCTCGCCTTTTCCCTGACCGCGCTGGCCATTCTCGGCTATGAGCCGATGTCGCTGAAATATTTC harbors:
- a CDS encoding amidase — encoded protein: MGGFKEYDKYDGLGLADLVKKKKVSPKELCEEAISRIEKLNPAVNAVIHPMFDIARKTAQGPLPNGPFRGVPFLLKDLIACYAGVPTSCGSRAYRNFVPDYDTELVRRFKSAGFVIAGKTNTPELGLKGITDPELFGHSRNPWNRERITGGSSGGSAAAVASGMVPLAAGGDGGGSIRIPSSCCGIFGLKPTRGRNPVGPGSGEGWQGATVEHVITRSVRDSAAALDFTNGARAGSRCVIGPPERPYMKEIQTKPGKLKIAFNVNSPLEGGNVHPECVKAVTDAAALLEKLGHHVEEAKPAIDGMALARSYITMYYGETAADITASEKALGRKPRSGDFEITTWILGILGRLYSAEDFVMAIRQWDVFAHEMGLFHERFDLYLTPTIAYPPFGVDDLKPKAFDRAGMRIINTLKLGGILKKSGMAEAIALLNLEKTPFTQLANLTGQPAMSVPLHWTPDGLPVGVQFIAPFGDEATLFRLAAQLEKARPWFDKRPPMAR
- a CDS encoding TetR/AcrR family transcriptional regulator → MNTQVTQTAAKDKKSIRTKEKIMRAARKVFSEHPYHTASMRMIGKEAQIEHPLINYYFPNKAVLFETIVEDLCESFAQRTAEWLDEVSRARSIAEGFMRHIDLMIDYNTVNPETIRILAMNLTQADNISLIPGYQRFPELIDRIRKIFVEKISPAGPESEISMLMNSFNFLAISFLGSSTCIAQIQGMEAGGKEYREWVKNTLGFIFLPRLREIIVPDTAEGNARRKKSPK